A portion of the Oncorhynchus gorbuscha isolate QuinsamMale2020 ecotype Even-year linkage group LG19, OgorEven_v1.0, whole genome shotgun sequence genome contains these proteins:
- the LOC124006197 gene encoding protein FAM124B, protein MLRRSILFNGTVDENVDSGAETAESDCSKMTSSSELLASRVQEPLMMSMHLLANPGDSLLLQHTLDRLLRWVCPSLRLFHVSERACPLRDYARSRLCPVAGYPSLAVTVFLHEAYGEERILRVLDFLQRPPWQYHHTESCGGRTGGVHITSSTSPANALLRPYLLPSRDFYSLGTGMPVWGVRPVHCGGEMLRVTLYSSYDNFDDAVRLYETVLQRQVEEQKTGFCWFTLYTEPGLCLQLALKQLSPGVRVEACNSAVLQFRVEEMGQLVPLLPNPCTPISATRWQTEDLDGNKILFQVKAPEQPQRPLTCAFPLTCPSVSPRGLLRSVVSTPPAAHALQPCGQMTPVTRPGNRPRTDPCLDRPVLPGGLRCGGGVESMGSDSCYSTPPGSSCYSSQRSSPATLSVNHPHESSPLPCSASPVRPSLSISHLLLEEEEEPETNVDTGVPVTTTPRSDTDFTMATSSRDTGVSVTPRSERPAAVGASSLESLARELNACLPEAHTPPPHHRTWVVSSSTKAASPGCKAGSQAWDSGVISWASPGESYSRGPVGPQTPAKPAAKALSPTHNIDPIDEFFI, encoded by the exons ATCTGATTGCAGTAAGATGACATCAAGCA GTGAGCTACTGGCCAGTCGGGTCCAGGAGCCCCTGATGATGAGCATGCACCTGCTGGCCAACCCTGGGGACTCTCTCCTGCTGCAGCACACCCTGGACCGCCTCCTCCGCTGGGTGTGCCCCAGCCTGCGCCTCTTCCATGTCTCTGAACGGGCCTGCCCCCTCCGCGACTATGCCCGCTCCCGCTTGTGCCCCGTGGCCGGGTACCCCTCCCTGGCTGTGACTGTCTTCCTCCATGAGGCCTATGGCGAGGAGCGCATCCTCCGGGTGCTGGACTTCCTGCAGCGCCCACCCTGGCAGTACCACCACACGGAGAGCTGCGGTGGGAGGACCGGGGGCGTCCACAttacctcctccacctccccggCCAATGCCCTGCTCCGGCCCTACCTCCTGCCCAGCCGAGACTTCTACAGCCTGGGCACGGGGATGCCTGTGTGGGGGGTGCGCCCGGTGCACTGCGGCGGGGAGATGCTGCGGGTGACGCTCTACAGCAGCTACGATAACTTTGACGACGCGGTGCGGCTTTATGAGACAGTGCTGCAGAGGCAGGTGGAGGAGCAGAAGACTGGGTTCTGTTGGTTTACACTCTACACGGAACCGGGGCTGTGTCTGCAGCTGGCTCTCAAACAGCTCTCCCCAGGGGTCAGGGTGGAGGCCTGCAACTCAGCTGTGCTGCAGTTcagggtagaggagatgggtcaGCTCGTGCCCCTGCTGCCCAATCCGTGCACGCCCATCAGCGCCACACGCTGGCAGACCGAAGACCTGGACGGGAACAAGATACTCTTCCAG GTGAAAGCCCCAGAGCAGCCTCAGCGACCCCTGACCTGTGCCTTCCCTCTGACCTGCCCCAGCGTCTCGCCCAGAGGGCTATTGAGGAGCGTCGTGTCCACCCCGCCAGCAGCCCACGCCCTGCAGCCCTGCGGCCAGATGACCCCAGTGACCCGTCCAGGGAACAGGCCGCGCACCGACCCATGCCTGGATAGGCCTGTTTTACCCGGGGGTCTAcggtgtgggggaggggtggagagcaTGGGCTCAGACAGCTGCTATAGCACCCCTCCAGGCAGCTCCTGCTACTCATCTCAGCGTAGCAGCCCCGCCACGCTATCTGTTAACCACCCCCACGAATCCTCACCTCTCCCATGCTCCGCCTCCCCGGTGCGgccctccctgtccatctcccatctactgctggaggaggaggaagagccgGAGACCAACGTGGACACGGGTGTCCCCGTGACAACGACCCCGCGCTCGGACACAGACTTCACCATGGCGACCAGCTCGAGGGACACAGGCGTCTCGGTGACGCCGCGTTCCGAGAGACCAGCCGCTGTGGGAGCCTCTTCCCTGGAGAGTCTGGCAAGGGAGCTGAATGCCTGTCTACCGGAAGCTCACACACCTCCACCCCACCACAGGACTTGGGTTGTGAGCAGCTCTACCAAAGCTGCCAGTCCCGGGTGCAAGGCAGGGTCACAAGCCTGGGATAGCGGTGTTATCAGCTGGGCATCGCCGGGTGAGAGCTACTCCAGAGGGCCTGTGGGGCCACAGACTCCTGCTAAGCCAGCAGCAAAGGCTCTGTCACCCACACACAATATAGACCCAATAGATGAGTTCTTCATCTGA
- the LOC124006412 gene encoding guanylate cyclase soluble subunit beta-2-like — MWSIWGRVRARIHWELRFLNKVSAESKPKEMYGFINTCLKSLVVDKFGEETWIKLRDEAGVQDTFLTYEVYKDDITMQLVAAACKLLDVKPEVVLRQFGEYFFDFCKRSGYDHMLRTLGGNLFEFIENLDALHSYLALSYKEMNAPSFRAERNGDSTMFLHYYSDRRGLCQIVPGIIEAVAKDFFNSEITMEIVNQIEELERTGKKEHVVFLVTQKPTFSNVMCSNKLSQTPPCLPRGPRRNAMHWNPNKEDIQKSLQRKLQSQGFSMCRNHWETVRGLVQLGKGKLLRGFEPVYPKNLCIDLKTFCNAFPFHIVFDKELMVRQAGVNVQKIVPGLQTMSIHLDQYFSIVHPEVTFTISSIRKFINSHFVLQTRRDMMPEAWRDRPMLELRGQMLWMESLQCMLYQASPLLRSLHELEERSMHISDIAPHDVTRDLILLNQQRLAEMELSNQLERKKEELRHLSQHLEEERTKTENLLYAMLPKHVANQLKEGKRVEAGEFKECTILFSDVVTFTNICSECEPIQIVNMLNSMYLKFDRLTTVHTVYKVETIGDAYMVVGGVPIPVSSHAERVANFALGMVIAAREVINPITGGAIQIRVGVHSGPVLAGVVGEKMPRYCLFGDTVNTASRMESHGLPNKIHLSPSVYLVLKDKGFMIQERGEIDVKGKGRMSTYFLEGNLTATEHEIMGRSVNEADSGRASVQSARDCNTEAALYRPAIQRVQSEDRNPVVPMEYGDSLADPPPSVQLTEPQPQVRAKSLKVVTHGRCVCFTGKPRDSESYGSLHSDNKSVEGGLPKPDHQLTRATLSQSSTPIEAEAPHSTKHIRTSFCVVL, encoded by the exons ATGTGGTCAATTTGGGGTCGTGTTCGTGCAAGGATACATTGGGAATTAAGGTTTTTAAACAAAGTCTCGGCAGAATCCAAACCAAAAGAGATG TATGGATTTATCAATACCTGTTTGAAGTCGCTGGTTGTTGACAAGTTTGGCGAGGAGACATGGATAAAGCTCAG AGATGAGGCCGGGGTTCAAGATACATTCTTGACATATGAAGTGTACAAAGACGACATCACCATGCAACTGGTGGCTGCGGCCTGCAAGCTACTTG ATGTTAAACCAGAGGTGGTGTTGAGACAATTTGGGGAATACTTTTTTGACTTTTGTAAACGATCTGGATACGACCACATGTTACGGACTCTGGGAGGGAACCTGTTCGAGTTTATCGAGAATCTGGATGCACTGCACAGCTACCTCGCCCTTTCTTACAag GAGATGAACGCGCCATCATTTCGAGCGGAGAGGAACGGTGACAGCACGATGTTTCTTCACTATTACTCCGACCGCCGAGGCCTATGCCAAATTGTACCCG GTATCATTGAAGCTGTAGCAAAAGACTTCTTCAACAGCGAGATAACGATGGAAATCGTCAACCAAATAGAGGAactagagaggacaggaaagaAGGAGCATGTAGTATTCCTTGTCACTCAGAAACCGACATTTTCGAATGTAATGTGCAGTAACAAGCTCTCTCAGACACCGCCATGTTTGCCAAGAGGCCCTAGGCGCAACGCAATGCACTGGAACCCAAACAAGGAG GACATACAGAAATCATTGCAGAGGAAACTCCAATCTCAGGGATTTTCCATGTGTCGGAACCATTGGGAGACTGTGAGGGGGTTGGTCCAGCTTGGGAAGG GCAAACTCTTGAGAGGATTTGAGCCAGTCTACCCGAAGAACCTTTGCATCGACCTGAAGACATTTTGCAATGCCTTTCCCTTCCATATAGTGTTCGACAAGGAG CTGATGGTGAGACAGGCGGGGGTGAACGTCCAGAAGATCGTCCCCGGGCTGCAGACCATGAGCATTCACCTGGATCAGTACTTCAGTATCGTCCACCCCGAGGTCACCTTCACCATCTCCAGCATCAGGAAATTCATCAACAGCCACTTTGTCCTGCAGACGCGACGGGACATGATGCCCGAGGCCTGGAGGGATAGACCCATGCTGGAGCTCAGAG GTCAGATGTTGTGGATGGAGTCTCTGCAGTGCATGCTGTACCAGGCCTCCCCTTTGCTGCGGAGCCTCCacgagctggaggagaggagcatgCACATCTCTGACATCGCCCCTCACGACGTCACGCGGGACCTCATCCTGCTCAACCAGCAGCGGCTGGCCGAGATGGAGCTCTCCAACCAgctggagaggaagaaggaggagctCCGACACCTGTCCCAGcatctggaggaggagaggaccaaGACGGAGAACCTGCTGTACGCCATGCTGCCCAAACATGTGGCCAACCAGctgaaggaggggaagagagtggaAGCAG GAGAGTTCAAGGAGTGCACCATCCTCTTCAGTGATGTGGTCACCTTCACCAACATCTGCTCGGAGTGTGAGCCCATCCAGATCGTCAACATGCTTAACTCCATGTACCTCAAGTTCGACCGGCTCACCACAGTACACACAGTTTACAAG GTGGAGACCATAGGTGATGCCTACATGGTGGTAGGTGGCGTGCCCATCCCAGTGTCCAGCCATGCTGAGAGGGTGGCCAACTTCGCCCTGGGCATGGTCATAGCAGCTAGGGAGGTTATCAACCCCATCACAGGGGGGGCTATCCAG ATCCGGGTGGGTGTACACAGCGGGCCAGTTCTAGCTGGTGTGGTGGGGGAGAAGATGCCTCGGTACTGCCTGTTCGGAGACACAGTAAACACGGCGTCTCGCATGGAGAGCCACGGCCTCCCCAACAAGATCCACCTCAGCCCCAGTGTTTACCT GGTGCTGAAAGACAAAGGCTTCATGATCCAGGAGCGAGGGGAGATCGATGTGAAGGGGAAGGGCAGGATGTCCACCTACTTCCTGGAAGGGAACCTGACCGCCACGGAGCACGAGATCATGGGCCGTTCAGTTAATGAGGCCGACTCGGGCCGTGCGTCTGTACAGTCGGCACGGGACTGCAACACAGAGGCAGCCCTGTACAGACCGG CCATCCAGAGGGTGCAGAGTGAGGACAGGAATCCTGTAGTGCCCATGGAGTATGGAGACAGCCTTGCCGACCCGCCGCCCTCAGTCCAGCTCACTGAACCCCAGCCACAAGTCAGAGCCAAGAGCCTCAAAG TGGTGACACacgggaggtgtgtgtgtttcacaggAAAACCTCGGGACTCAGAGAGCTACGGCAGTCTCCACAGTGACAACAAGTCAGTGGAGGGAGGTCTCCCCAAACCAGACCACCAGCTGACCAGAGCAACCTTGTCCCAGAGTTCCACTCCCATAGAGGCTGAGGCTCCTCATTCCACCAAACACATCCGGACCAGTTTCTGTGTGGTCCTCTGA